Proteins encoded in a region of the Tepidibacillus fermentans genome:
- a CDS encoding MFS transporter, whose protein sequence is MTDFALDGRRNIYARLSGFYYIYFFGMGALYPLLSVYFKDKGLTGSQLGLIMSVGPIVSIITQPIWGMLCDRYRIEKKVLFITLISAGVISLFFPISQSFLIFLMLIGLMNVFQSAVVPITDNISMNFVQRYGGQYGDIRLWGSIGFAVAVWVAGLLSDHFHSDIIFYLYTVSLFIAATLTKRMSEDENSQFSVNVFKEMKKLLTVPSFSLFLLGTFLLFGTMNANNTYFGIFYQSIGGTKTGIGLAFLLAAGSEVPFMRWSGKLITKFGLLPVMIFSAVVTVIRWFFYSLGPSVFWVIVTTFVQGLSIGLFLATAVQFVKTKAEADVQVTAMSLYGSFGLGLGSFVSSMIGGWIYEHFGILNTYLYMAIASFLAILIFLVIWVIEREGHPNSKMIRG, encoded by the coding sequence ATGACAGATTTTGCACTAGATGGGCGAAGGAATATATATGCACGATTAAGTGGGTTTTATTATATTTATTTTTTTGGAATGGGCGCTCTATATCCTTTACTCTCTGTTTATTTTAAGGATAAAGGTTTAACAGGAAGTCAATTGGGATTGATCATGTCGGTTGGTCCAATTGTATCGATCATCACTCAACCGATTTGGGGAATGCTATGTGATCGATATAGAATTGAGAAAAAGGTTCTTTTCATCACACTTATCTCCGCAGGAGTCATTTCATTGTTTTTTCCAATATCTCAGTCATTTCTAATCTTTTTAATGCTAATAGGTCTAATGAATGTCTTTCAAAGTGCGGTTGTTCCAATTACTGACAATATATCGATGAACTTTGTTCAGCGCTATGGGGGCCAATATGGAGATATTCGACTTTGGGGATCTATAGGATTTGCAGTAGCTGTTTGGGTAGCAGGATTACTGTCTGATCATTTTCACTCGGATATTATTTTCTACCTCTATACTGTGTCTTTATTCATTGCTGCCACGTTAACAAAAAGGATGTCGGAGGATGAGAATAGTCAGTTTTCGGTCAATGTTTTCAAAGAAATGAAGAAACTTTTAACAGTTCCGTCATTTTCTTTGTTTTTGTTAGGAACTTTTTTATTATTTGGGACAATGAATGCGAATAATACCTATTTTGGTATCTTTTATCAATCAATAGGTGGAACGAAAACAGGAATCGGTTTAGCGTTCTTATTAGCGGCTGGTAGTGAAGTTCCCTTTATGCGATGGAGTGGGAAATTGATAACGAAGTTTGGACTTTTGCCTGTGATGATTTTTTCAGCAGTTGTGACAGTAATTAGATGGTTTTTCTATTCGCTTGGACCGTCCGTTTTTTGGGTGATTGTCACAACGTTTGTACAAGGGCTTTCCATCGGACTGTTCCTTGCAACAGCCGTACAATTCGTCAAAACTAAAGCTGAGGCAGATGTTCAAGTAACGGCAATGTCTTTATATGGATCGTTTGGACTTGGTCTTGGAAGCTTTGTAAGTAGTATGATTGGTGGTTGGATATACGAACATTTTGGCATTTTGAATACCTATCTATATATGGCAATTGCATCGTTCTTAGCCATTCTTATTTTTCTAGTAATTTGGGTTATCGAAAGGGAAGGACATCCGAATTCCAAAATGATTAGGGGCTAG
- a CDS encoding FG-GAP-like repeat-containing protein — MKIRKIQGEKNHDAFGYSTAIGDVNGDGQNEIIVVTTNQPVGGSLKIYNHKLKHLKSLPLSKKKVNTIRIITKDINRDQIDEIIVGITYQDLSGEVKVFSYKMNKILLHLKSVEEFDAFGFTIASGDVDGDGIPDIIVGAPQPIQDGRGKVYVYSGKDGSLIRKFSSRVPRGNSDFGTSLAAADFNGDGEDEIIIGSPGNPEGEVYIYSGNHGWLMYKLTGDPGFGINVHVDQLEENGLPILFVTTKDLEGNRISAYQSPYFYPLFEFDNDEVDIGFGETMATGDLDGDGKKEIIVGAFDSPHKRKKYAGQVNIYSSEDGSLLHRWYGIEEKDQFGFSLAVGKLSANQKDNLLIGAPREILKKKGIVYIVSLDQK; from the coding sequence TTGAAAATAAGAAAAATTCAAGGTGAAAAGAATCATGATGCCTTTGGTTATTCAACAGCAATCGGAGATGTAAATGGGGATGGACAAAATGAAATCATTGTTGTGACAACCAACCAACCAGTTGGGGGATCTCTTAAAATTTACAATCATAAACTAAAACATTTAAAGTCGCTTCCACTTAGCAAGAAAAAAGTAAACACGATTCGAATCATCACAAAAGATATCAATCGGGACCAAATCGATGAAATTATTGTTGGGATCACCTACCAAGATTTATCTGGTGAAGTAAAAGTTTTTTCTTACAAAATGAATAAAATCTTGCTCCATCTAAAAAGTGTCGAAGAATTTGATGCCTTTGGTTTTACCATTGCTTCAGGCGATGTAGACGGTGATGGTATCCCCGATATCATCGTTGGTGCTCCCCAACCTATACAAGATGGCAGGGGAAAAGTTTACGTATATAGTGGCAAAGACGGTTCGCTAATCCGCAAATTTTCTTCCCGTGTCCCGAGAGGAAATAGTGATTTTGGAACCTCTTTAGCAGCGGCAGATTTTAATGGTGACGGGGAAGATGAGATCATTATTGGCTCTCCTGGTAATCCAGAAGGAGAAGTATATATTTATTCTGGTAATCACGGATGGTTAATGTATAAGTTAACTGGCGATCCTGGTTTTGGGATCAATGTTCATGTTGACCAACTGGAAGAAAATGGTCTACCTATTTTATTTGTAACAACTAAGGATTTAGAAGGAAATCGAATTTCTGCTTATCAGTCACCTTACTTCTATCCCCTATTTGAATTTGACAATGATGAGGTTGATATTGGTTTTGGCGAAACAATGGCAACAGGTGATTTAGATGGAGATGGAAAAAAAGAAATTATTGTTGGTGCATTTGATTCCCCTCACAAACGAAAAAAATATGCGGGACAAGTGAATATCTATTCTAGTGAAGATGGATCTCTTCTTCATCGTTGGTATGGTATTGAAGAAAAGGATCAGTTTGGATTTTCCTTAGCTGTTGGTAAGTTAAGCGCGAATCAGAAGGATAATCTATTAATTGGTGCCCCAAGGGAAATTTTAAAGAAAAAAGGTATCGTTTATATCGTATCTTTGGATCAAAAATAG
- a CDS encoding SDR family oxidoreductase, with the protein MKYKDQVVIVTGGGQGIGRAIAQTFAREGAKVVIADIDEEAGSENVQLIKQHGGYALFIKTDVTSEQQIQHLINETIQQFGQIDILINNAGIGHTESIYTIDVKDFDRVIATNLRSVFLCSKYAALDMRKRKNGVILNIASTRAFMSEPNTEAYAASKGGIIALTHALAMSLGPDGIRVNAISPGWIEVRDWQKKTKATQPHHTMEDKKQHPVGRVGQPYDIAEACLYLASEQAGFITGQNLTIDGGMTKKMIYVE; encoded by the coding sequence GTGAAATATAAGGATCAAGTGGTGATTGTCACAGGCGGAGGGCAAGGAATTGGACGAGCAATTGCTCAAACATTTGCTAGAGAAGGAGCAAAAGTCGTAATCGCTGATATTGATGAAGAAGCAGGGAGTGAAAATGTTCAATTGATAAAACAACATGGTGGGTATGCCTTGTTTATAAAAACAGACGTTACATCTGAACAACAGATTCAACATCTAATCAATGAGACGATTCAACAATTTGGGCAGATTGATATTCTTATTAACAATGCAGGGATTGGCCATACGGAATCCATCTATACGATCGATGTGAAAGATTTTGATCGAGTAATCGCCACAAATCTTCGCTCTGTTTTTCTATGTAGTAAATATGCAGCGCTTGATATGCGAAAAAGAAAAAATGGAGTGATTCTTAATATCGCCTCTACTAGGGCCTTCATGTCTGAACCCAATACCGAGGCCTATGCTGCTTCAAAGGGCGGAATCATTGCACTTACCCATGCCCTAGCCATGAGTTTGGGGCCTGATGGGATTCGTGTCAATGCCATTAGTCCTGGTTGGATTGAAGTGAGAGATTGGCAGAAAAAAACGAAGGCTACCCAACCACACCATACAATGGAAGACAAAAAGCAACATCCTGTGGGACGAGTTGGACAGCCTTATGATATTGCTGAAGCTTGTCTATATCTTGCTTCAGAACAAGCTGGCTTCATAACTGGGCAAAATTTAACGATAGATGGGGGAATGACCAAAAAAATGATCTATGTGGAATAG
- a CDS encoding 4-hydroxy-3-methylbut-2-enyl diphosphate reductase, with product MKVIKISPRGYCYGVVDAMVLAKNAAADKSLPRPIYILGMIVHNQHVVEAFKEEGIITLDGDNRLALLDQVDHGTVIFTAHGISPKVREKAKEKGLVVIDATCPDVTKTHILIEEKTKQGYEVIYIGKKGHPEPEGAIGVAPDHVHLIEKIEDIEQLDLHSERILVTNQTTMSQWDIAHIMNKVLEKYPHAEVHNEICMATQTRQEAVAEQAKGSDLLIVVGDPRSNNSNRLAQVGEEIAKVPAYRIADLSELDIEWLKGKKTVAVTAGASTPTPLTKEVIDFLEQFDENDPSTWEKKRTIDIKKILPKVRERKEDK from the coding sequence ATGAAGGTAATTAAAATATCTCCAAGAGGATATTGTTATGGTGTTGTCGATGCAATGGTGTTGGCGAAAAATGCGGCGGCGGATAAATCTTTACCTCGGCCGATTTATATATTGGGTATGATTGTGCATAATCAACATGTCGTTGAAGCGTTTAAAGAGGAAGGAATTATTACATTAGATGGGGATAATCGTCTAGCATTATTGGATCAGGTGGATCATGGAACCGTGATCTTTACAGCACATGGAATTTCACCGAAAGTAAGAGAAAAGGCTAAAGAAAAAGGATTGGTTGTGATCGATGCGACCTGTCCAGATGTGACGAAAACACATATTTTGATTGAAGAAAAGACCAAACAAGGATATGAAGTCATCTATATAGGGAAAAAAGGCCATCCTGAACCGGAAGGAGCCATTGGTGTTGCTCCTGACCATGTCCATCTGATTGAAAAAATAGAGGATATTGAGCAACTTGACCTTCACTCTGAGCGAATTTTGGTTACGAATCAAACCACGATGAGCCAATGGGATATTGCTCATATTATGAATAAAGTATTAGAGAAATATCCCCATGCAGAGGTCCATAATGAGATCTGTATGGCTACCCAAACTAGACAAGAAGCAGTAGCTGAACAAGCGAAGGGAAGCGATCTTTTGATTGTTGTTGGTGATCCGCGAAGTAATAATTCCAATCGACTCGCACAGGTAGGAGAAGAGATCGCGAAAGTTCCAGCATATCGAATTGCGGATCTATCCGAATTGGATATTGAATGGTTAAAAGGAAAAAAAACCGTTGCCGTAACAGCGGGGGCTTCTACACCAACTCCTTTAACGAAAGAAGTTATTGACTTTTTAGAGCAGTTTGACGAAAACGATCCCTCTACTTGGGAAAAGAAAAGAACGATTGATATTAAGAAAATTCTCCCAAAAGTGCGGGAGAGAAAAGAAGACAAATAG
- a CDS encoding MFS transporter — MNLSKEFKKLIGIAGIGWAFDAMDVGLLSFIMVALAKEWGLNSYQTGWLGSINLIGMAIGATIGGILADRIGRKPVFLYTLLLFGIATAGSAFATGFTFMFIFRFLIGLGIGAELPVASTLVNEHAPKQIRGRAVVILESFWAVGWLLAALIAYFVIPNFSYGWRLALIIGGIPAIYASLVRKQVPESPVYLEAQKKAYQNKQNRKTNLFKHYKKETITLWTVWFVIAFSYYGMFLWLPSVLVGKGFTMIKSFEYVFIMTIAQLPGYFLSAYLVEKWGRKPVLATFLLGTAISAWLFGGSGQQAQLLIFGSLLSFFNLGAWGALYAYTPENYPVEIRGTGSGSAAGFGRIGSIIAPLLVGILIANKVTYQSIFLIFTTTIVVGVIVLLSIGKETKEAYLN, encoded by the coding sequence ATGAATCTAAGTAAAGAGTTTAAAAAATTAATAGGAATAGCTGGTATAGGTTGGGCATTTGATGCGATGGATGTCGGCTTATTGTCATTTATCATGGTTGCATTGGCAAAGGAATGGGGATTAAACTCCTATCAAACAGGGTGGCTTGGATCAATTAATTTAATCGGAATGGCAATCGGGGCAACGATTGGTGGCATACTAGCAGATCGTATAGGAAGAAAACCTGTTTTTCTTTATACCTTATTATTATTCGGTATTGCAACAGCAGGTAGTGCATTTGCCACTGGTTTTACGTTCATGTTTATCTTCCGTTTCTTGATTGGTCTTGGTATTGGCGCTGAATTACCAGTCGCTTCTACCCTCGTAAATGAACATGCTCCTAAACAAATCCGAGGCCGTGCTGTGGTTATCTTAGAAAGTTTCTGGGCCGTTGGTTGGTTATTAGCCGCTCTTATCGCTTATTTTGTGATACCTAACTTTTCTTATGGTTGGAGATTAGCTTTAATCATTGGTGGAATACCGGCGATTTATGCGTCATTGGTTCGTAAGCAAGTGCCAGAATCACCGGTTTACCTTGAAGCTCAGAAAAAAGCCTATCAAAATAAACAGAACAGAAAAACGAATCTCTTTAAACATTATAAAAAGGAAACCATTACATTATGGACCGTATGGTTTGTCATCGCTTTTTCTTACTATGGAATGTTTCTCTGGTTGCCCTCTGTCCTTGTTGGCAAAGGATTTACGATGATTAAATCATTTGAATATGTTTTTATCATGACCATTGCTCAATTACCAGGTTATTTTCTTTCTGCCTATCTCGTAGAAAAATGGGGACGAAAACCTGTACTCGCTACTTTCTTACTTGGTACAGCTATTAGTGCATGGTTATTTGGTGGAAGTGGGCAACAAGCACAACTTCTGATCTTTGGATCACTACTTTCTTTCTTTAATCTTGGTGCATGGGGAGCATTATACGCCTACACACCTGAAAATTATCCAGTGGAAATTCGCGGAACAGGTTCAGGTTCTGCCGCTGGATTTGGCCGAATCGGAAGTATTATAGCACCCTTATTAGTCGGGATCCTGATTGCAAATAAAGTGACTTATCAATCCATTTTCTTAATCTTCACAACTACCATCGTTGTTGGCGTCATTGTATTATTGTCAATTGGAAAAGAAACAAAAGAGGCTTATTTAAACTGA
- a CDS encoding hemerythrin domain-containing protein: MNGLLEVFYDDHEHALAQLNQLEKYLEYIKKNGEAEKVRIQLISFSKFLEIALDIHFVQEEEALFPLLVQKIGPNGPVMVMEMEHGDLRESQKALKALLTKEELDKEAILEHGGRILSVLREHIAKENQVLFPLSERVLTEEEWKQAEKIAGEIALGQKLA; encoded by the coding sequence ATGAACGGGTTACTTGAAGTTTTTTATGATGATCACGAACACGCTTTAGCACAATTAAATCAGTTAGAAAAATATTTGGAATATATCAAAAAGAATGGAGAAGCTGAAAAAGTTCGGATTCAATTGATCAGTTTTAGTAAATTCTTAGAAATTGCGTTAGATATCCATTTCGTTCAAGAAGAAGAAGCACTTTTCCCGCTTTTGGTACAAAAAATTGGCCCAAACGGTCCTGTAATGGTCATGGAGATGGAACATGGTGATCTTCGCGAATCGCAAAAAGCGTTAAAAGCATTATTAACGAAAGAAGAATTAGACAAAGAAGCGATTCTTGAACACGGTGGTCGTATTCTTTCCGTATTAAGAGAGCATATTGCTAAAGAAAATCAGGTTCTCTTCCCATTGTCTGAACGAGTTCTAACAGAAGAGGAATGGAAACAAGCTGAAAAAATCGCTGGAGAAATCGCATTAGGCCAGAAATTGGCCTAA
- the pckA gene encoding phosphoenolpyruvate carboxykinase (ATP) produces the protein MGLKMADLNSILEGTTVYYNLSVPEIVEHSIKRGESMLTKTGAIRTTTGKYTGRSPKDRFIVDEPEYSAKISWGKVNQPISPEIFRNLYNKVLNYLSNKELFVFDGFAGADKNYQLPIRVVNEYAWQNLFVHQLFIRPTEEELKTHQPEFTVVAAPGFKADPSVDGTNSEAFVIINLKEKVVLIGGTEYAGEIKKSIFSVMNYLLPQRNVLSMHCSANVGKDGDVALFFGLSGTGKTTLSADPNRFLIGDDEHGWSEDGVFNIEGGCYAKCIRLSEENEPQIWNAIKFGAVLENVDIDENRNLDFDSDRLTENTRAAYPLHYIPGAVIPSTAGHPNVVIFLTADAFGVLPPIAKLSKEQAMYHFLSGYTSKLAGTERGVTEPEATFSTCFGEPFLPLSPTVYAEMLGEKITKHNARVYLVNTGWSGGPYGVGQRMKIAYTRAMVTAAINGSIETSDFVTDPIFGLQIPTQIEGVPSEVLNPRNTWADKEAYDRQAEDLARRFNENFKKFSHVSDEIKSAAPLVK, from the coding sequence ATGGGATTAAAAATGGCTGATTTAAATTCGATCTTAGAAGGAACCACCGTTTATTACAACTTATCTGTACCAGAAATTGTTGAACACTCCATTAAACGTGGAGAAAGCATGTTGACAAAAACAGGAGCCATTCGTACAACGACAGGAAAATACACAGGACGTTCACCAAAGGACCGTTTCATTGTTGATGAACCAGAGTATAGCGCGAAAATCTCTTGGGGAAAAGTAAACCAACCTATTTCACCAGAGATTTTTAGAAATCTATACAATAAAGTTTTAAACTACTTAAGTAATAAAGAACTGTTTGTTTTTGATGGCTTTGCAGGGGCAGATAAGAACTACCAACTTCCTATCCGCGTTGTGAACGAATATGCATGGCAAAATCTTTTTGTCCATCAACTCTTTATTCGTCCAACCGAAGAAGAGTTAAAAACTCATCAGCCTGAATTTACTGTGGTTGCTGCACCTGGTTTCAAAGCCGATCCAAGCGTTGATGGTACCAATTCTGAAGCATTTGTAATCATTAATCTGAAAGAAAAAGTGGTACTTATTGGTGGAACTGAATATGCAGGGGAAATAAAGAAATCAATCTTTAGTGTAATGAACTACTTATTACCACAAAGAAATGTTCTTTCCATGCATTGCTCTGCAAATGTAGGCAAAGATGGCGATGTTGCTTTATTCTTTGGCTTATCTGGAACAGGAAAAACTACTCTTTCTGCTGATCCCAATCGTTTCCTTATTGGGGATGATGAGCATGGTTGGTCAGAAGATGGTGTCTTTAACATTGAAGGGGGATGCTATGCAAAATGTATCCGTCTATCTGAAGAAAATGAGCCACAAATATGGAATGCCATCAAATTTGGTGCTGTATTAGAAAATGTAGATATCGATGAAAATCGCAATTTAGATTTTGATAGTGACCGGTTAACTGAAAATACCCGTGCTGCATATCCATTACATTACATACCTGGTGCCGTTATTCCAAGCACTGCTGGACATCCAAATGTGGTTATTTTCTTGACGGCTGATGCATTTGGCGTATTGCCACCAATCGCTAAACTTTCAAAAGAACAAGCAATGTACCATTTCTTATCTGGTTATACAAGTAAGTTAGCTGGTACTGAACGTGGTGTAACGGAGCCTGAAGCAACCTTCTCCACTTGCTTTGGTGAACCATTCTTACCTTTATCACCAACGGTTTATGCTGAGATGTTAGGAGAAAAAATTACGAAACATAATGCGAGAGTTTATCTTGTAAATACGGGCTGGTCTGGTGGACCATATGGTGTGGGACAACGAATGAAAATAGCGTATACACGTGCAATGGTTACAGCAGCTATTAATGGATCGATTGAAACTTCAGATTTTGTTACTGATCCAATCTTTGGATTACAAATCCCAACCCAAATTGAGGGTGTTCCATCAGAAGTATTAAATCCAAGAAATACATGGGCGGATAAAGAAGCATATGATCGACAAGCAGAAGATCTTGCAAGACGTTTTAATGAAAACTTTAAAAAGTTCTCTCATGTCTCTGATGAAATTAAATCGGCAGCACCCCTAGTAAAATAA